The following are encoded together in the Ktedonobacterales bacterium genome:
- a CDS encoding pitrilysin family protein, with the protein MHEKTTLRNGVRIITAEMPHVRSASTALFFGVGSRFESAKEAGISHFIEHMLFKGADHYPTAQAISEAIEGIGGVFNGGTGKELTGYTAKVSSDHFVDALDVLVNMVRYPLFEAQELEKERRVIIEELNMYKDSPQEWVQVLIDETIWPDLPLGRDEAGIKETVERITRNQMREYLAAHYLPNNLVVSVAGNVSHQQVVDEVERRLGEWGPRELPRWEPCLAPQDVPRVRLEYKRTEQANICLATPGVSHNDPARYTLALLNGVLADGMSSRLFQEIRERQGLAYDVSSDVESYYETGALVIYAGVDPDRTEATLRAILAELARLREEPVPAAELRRIKEYTKGRMVLRLEETHQVASGLGGEEILRNCVTEIDEAIALVDAVTAEEIQQLAQRLFQESSLRLAMVGPLKDTRHFDRLLHL; encoded by the coding sequence ATGCACGAAAAAACCACGCTGCGCAATGGCGTGCGCATTATCACCGCTGAGATGCCTCATGTGCGCTCAGCGAGTACCGCTCTCTTTTTTGGTGTTGGCTCGCGTTTTGAATCCGCTAAAGAAGCGGGCATATCACATTTCATCGAACATATGCTCTTCAAGGGCGCTGACCACTATCCAACCGCCCAGGCGATCTCCGAAGCCATCGAAGGCATTGGCGGCGTCTTCAATGGAGGCACAGGTAAAGAACTCACTGGCTACACAGCCAAGGTCAGCAGCGATCATTTTGTAGACGCGCTGGATGTACTGGTCAACATGGTGCGCTATCCTCTCTTTGAGGCGCAGGAGTTGGAAAAAGAACGGCGCGTGATTATCGAAGAACTCAATATGTATAAAGATAGCCCGCAGGAGTGGGTCCAGGTTCTCATTGATGAAACCATCTGGCCTGACCTCCCCCTGGGCCGGGATGAAGCGGGCATCAAAGAAACGGTGGAGCGCATCACGCGCAACCAGATGCGCGAATACCTGGCGGCGCACTATCTGCCCAATAATCTGGTGGTGAGTGTCGCAGGGAACGTATCGCATCAACAGGTTGTAGACGAAGTGGAGCGGCGCTTAGGCGAATGGGGGCCACGCGAGCTGCCGCGCTGGGAGCCATGCCTGGCGCCTCAAGATGTGCCGCGCGTTCGTTTAGAATATAAGCGCACAGAACAGGCAAACATCTGTCTGGCGACGCCAGGCGTCTCGCACAATGACCCGGCACGCTATACGCTGGCGCTGCTGAACGGCGTCCTGGCCGATGGCATGAGTTCGCGGCTCTTTCAGGAGATCCGCGAGCGTCAGGGTCTCGCCTATGATGTAAGCAGCGATGTTGAGAGCTATTATGAAACTGGCGCGCTGGTCATCTATGCCGGAGTTGATCCCGACCGGACAGAGGCAACTCTACGGGCCATCCTGGCAGAACTGGCGCGGCTGCGCGAAGAGCCAGTGCCCGCAGCAGAATTGCGCCGAATAAAAGAATACACCAAAGGGCGTATGGTATTGCGACTGGAGGAGACCCACCAGGTAGCCTCTGGTCTAGGAGGCGAAGAGATTCTGCGCAATTGTGTCACTGAAATTGACGAGGCGATTGCGCTGGTTGATGCAGTCACCGCAGAGGAGATACAGCAGCTTGCGCAACGCCTATTCCAAGAGTCCAGTCTGCGGTTGGCTATGGTTGGCCCTCTCAAAGACACCAGGCATTTTGATCGACTGTTGCACCTATAA
- a CDS encoding tetratricopeptide repeat protein — translation MAETMLLDTLRLAEDDIGAGRPADALTRCHHILAHYPEMLEARRVLGEAYLALRKTKEAFQAFDRVLVSDPENTLAYCGRALISQQLGDYESSLDCYYQACELSLGNRQLRLEFRRLAAQANQPDFILSRVGLARLYMRGDLLAHAIREWEQVLQSDPERVDARLGMAEALWRDGQFSQAAEHCKLILAAIPSCLKALLLLGEIAYRTGKNDEADQYLEQARRLDPNGHMAHELFADALINDKEVADFILAQPARIPAMEDRLSEASQPALSALEALQKAVRSSARSPDAAASSGAFSSEAFSFSFLDTTTASNGPPLREGESLEEMLAALIERPSSPEALSTPMLTDAQTPTDQAIDRLQALLNSFSQSEEQTTARSGIPDLASGASQQAPVSGPLPTSSAEAATEDFAEALFWLDTANRQTDETRVSSPSDTADLDTAVPNGAAQPTDEDLGLAPVQPGRSKEWADEEDTEAGWLRWLQAQGARPLDATDDSEEAGAFATLFPPNDQAETQRTLLWDAPDAEFARSLWPSDTVPQRAVRLTPGSSGNGEPSATQGEDAEALGGISSVSLRPLTLEELERTFSASGLTHLEGPLAALTDASSGETWGQEIPEGKVFSIAENDFPARLELAERQRKTGRLDEALGHYRAIMRGAPELIDSVIAGLRAATSENPEQAAVYRLLGDAYTRRGNYMEALEAYNRGLAASRGH, via the coding sequence ATGGCCGAAACGATGCTGCTCGATACGCTGCGTCTTGCAGAAGACGACATTGGCGCGGGCCGTCCGGCAGATGCGCTGACGCGCTGCCATCATATCCTGGCCCATTACCCAGAGATGCTGGAAGCGCGACGTGTACTGGGCGAGGCATATCTGGCGCTGAGAAAAACGAAAGAAGCCTTTCAAGCGTTTGACCGGGTGCTGGTTAGCGACCCGGAAAACACGCTGGCCTATTGTGGGCGCGCCCTCATCAGCCAGCAACTTGGCGACTATGAATCCTCATTGGATTGCTACTATCAGGCATGCGAATTGAGCCTGGGCAACCGCCAGCTTCGATTGGAGTTTCGACGGCTGGCGGCGCAAGCTAATCAGCCGGATTTCATCCTTTCGCGGGTCGGGCTGGCGCGTCTCTATATGCGCGGCGATTTATTGGCTCATGCCATCCGCGAATGGGAGCAAGTGCTGCAAAGTGACCCGGAACGAGTTGATGCGCGCCTTGGCATGGCTGAAGCTCTCTGGCGCGACGGGCAATTCTCACAAGCTGCCGAGCACTGTAAACTTATCCTTGCAGCCATTCCCTCCTGCCTCAAAGCCTTGCTCTTGCTGGGCGAAATCGCCTATCGAACCGGAAAGAACGACGAAGCCGATCAGTATCTAGAACAGGCCCGACGCCTGGACCCGAACGGACACATGGCTCACGAACTTTTTGCTGACGCGCTCATCAACGATAAAGAGGTAGCAGACTTTATCCTGGCTCAGCCTGCACGCATCCCAGCGATGGAAGATCGCCTCAGCGAAGCGTCGCAGCCTGCGCTCTCCGCTCTGGAAGCTCTTCAGAAGGCGGTACGATCATCGGCCAGATCGCCCGACGCAGCAGCAAGCAGCGGAGCCTTCTCCAGCGAAGCATTTTCTTTCTCCTTCCTTGATACTACCACAGCCAGCAACGGCCCGCCGCTCCGCGAAGGAGAAAGTCTGGAGGAAATGCTGGCCGCGCTGATTGAGCGTCCGTCCAGCCCAGAAGCCCTCTCCACGCCGATGCTGACAGATGCGCAGACGCCAACAGATCAGGCCATTGATCGCCTCCAGGCGCTCTTGAACAGTTTCTCCCAATCTGAAGAGCAAACGACAGCCAGATCGGGCATCCCCGATCTGGCAAGCGGCGCCAGCCAGCAAGCGCCAGTTTCAGGGCCGCTCCCCACCAGCAGCGCCGAAGCGGCAACCGAAGATTTCGCTGAGGCTCTTTTCTGGCTTGATACCGCCAATCGCCAGACTGACGAAACCAGGGTATCCTCCCCCTCTGATACAGCCGATCTGGACACAGCCGTACCCAATGGCGCAGCGCAACCCACAGATGAGGATTTGGGCCTCGCTCCGGTGCAACCAGGAAGGAGCAAAGAGTGGGCCGATGAAGAAGACACCGAGGCTGGCTGGCTTCGCTGGCTCCAGGCACAGGGCGCTCGCCCGCTAGATGCCACAGACGACAGCGAAGAAGCTGGAGCGTTCGCAACCCTGTTCCCTCCAAACGATCAAGCAGAAACCCAACGCACCCTCCTGTGGGACGCGCCAGACGCAGAGTTCGCGCGCTCGCTCTGGCCGAGTGACACTGTTCCCCAGCGGGCTGTGCGCCTGACACCAGGCTCTTCTGGCAATGGAGAACCATCAGCGACGCAAGGTGAGGACGCTGAGGCGCTTGGAGGCATCTCCTCTGTCTCGCTGCGCCCACTCACATTGGAGGAATTGGAGCGCACCTTCAGCGCATCAGGGCTGACACATCTGGAAGGACCACTGGCGGCGCTAACAGATGCCAGCAGCGGCGAAACCTGGGGGCAAGAGATACCAGAGGGCAAGGTCTTCTCTATTGCCGAGAATGACTTTCCTGCGCGGCTGGAACTGGCCGAGCGCCAGCGCAAGACAGGCCGCCTGGACGAAGCGCTCGGCCATTATCGTGCTATCATGCGCGGCGCGCCCGAACTCATTGACAGCGTGATCGCCGGACTGCGCGCTGCGACCAGCGAAAACCCTGAGCAGGCGGCTGTCTATCGGCTGCTGGGCGACGCCTATACACGGCGAGGTAATTATATGGAAGCGCTCGAAGCATATAATCGTGGGCTGGCCGCCAGCAGAGGTCACTAG
- the lepA gene encoding translation elongation factor 4, whose protein sequence is MEQAHIRNFCIIAHIDHGKSTLADRLLEYTGTLTKREMAEQVLDQMDLEREKGITIKAQAVRMRYSAVDGQEYELNLIDTPGHVDFTYEVSRSLAACEGALLVVDATQGIEAQTLANLYLAMEADLTIIPVVNKIDLASAEPERVSQEIEDVIGIARDEIILASAKEGVGTREILEAIVQRIPSPKGDVGQPLRALVFDSHYDAYKGVIAYVRLIDGEIRSGERLLMMATGSTAEALEVGYFNPHLAATDALGAGEVGYVATGFKNVKDCQVGDTISLAARPAREPLPGYRPAKPMVFAGLYPVEGNDYPLLRDALDRLKLNDASLVYEPENSVALGFGFRCGFLGLLHMEIVQERLEREYDLSILATAPSVEYLVTRQDGSVLPVDNPADLPPMGEMLKIEEPWMDISIFSPSRYIGALMDLVTTRRGAFRDMKYIEEDRVHLTYHMPLAELIIDFYDQLKSRTQGYASLDYSFASYREADLVKLDLLVAGEPVDALSLITHRDKAYNIGRALVERLREVIPRQLFEVPIQAAIGQRVIARETVKALRKNVLAKCYGGDVTRKRKLLEKQKEGKKRMKRVGNVEIPQEAFMAMLTLEE, encoded by the coding sequence ATGGAACAGGCGCACATTCGCAATTTTTGCATTATTGCTCATATCGATCATGGGAAATCTACGCTGGCTGATCGTTTGCTAGAATATACTGGCACCCTGACCAAACGCGAGATGGCGGAGCAGGTGCTTGATCAGATGGACCTGGAACGTGAGAAGGGCATTACGATCAAAGCCCAGGCGGTGCGCATGCGCTATAGCGCGGTGGATGGGCAGGAATACGAACTCAATCTGATTGATACGCCGGGCCATGTGGACTTTACCTATGAGGTTTCGCGGAGCCTGGCTGCATGCGAGGGCGCACTGTTGGTCGTGGATGCCACGCAGGGCATCGAGGCGCAGACGCTTGCCAACCTCTATCTGGCAATGGAAGCCGATCTAACCATTATTCCGGTGGTCAATAAGATCGATCTGGCAAGCGCGGAGCCTGAGCGCGTCTCGCAAGAAATTGAGGATGTGATTGGCATCGCCCGTGACGAGATTATCCTGGCTTCGGCCAAAGAGGGCGTTGGAACCAGAGAGATTCTGGAAGCCATTGTACAGCGCATCCCTTCGCCGAAGGGAGATGTTGGGCAGCCGCTGCGCGCGCTGGTTTTTGATTCCCATTATGACGCCTATAAGGGCGTTATTGCTTATGTACGTCTGATCGATGGGGAGATTCGATCTGGAGAGCGCCTTCTGATGATGGCGACAGGCAGTACGGCAGAGGCGCTGGAGGTTGGCTATTTCAACCCGCATCTTGCGGCCACCGATGCACTCGGCGCAGGTGAGGTTGGCTATGTTGCCACAGGCTTTAAGAATGTGAAGGATTGCCAGGTGGGGGATACGATTTCCCTGGCGGCCAGGCCCGCCAGGGAACCGCTGCCAGGCTATCGCCCGGCAAAACCAATGGTCTTTGCGGGCTTGTACCCTGTGGAGGGCAACGACTACCCCTTGCTGCGTGATGCGTTGGATCGCTTGAAGCTGAATGATGCTTCCCTGGTCTATGAGCCGGAGAATTCGGTGGCGCTGGGGTTTGGCTTTCGCTGCGGCTTTTTGGGGCTGCTGCATATGGAGATCGTTCAGGAGCGTCTGGAGCGCGAGTATGATCTGAGCATCCTGGCGACAGCCCCCAGTGTGGAATATCTTGTGACCAGACAGGATGGCTCTGTGCTTCCCGTTGACAATCCGGCGGATTTGCCGCCGATGGGCGAGATGCTGAAAATCGAGGAACCCTGGATGGACATCAGCATTTTCTCACCGAGCCGCTATATTGGCGCTTTGATGGACCTGGTGACGACTCGGAGGGGCGCTTTCAGAGATATGAAGTATATCGAGGAAGATCGGGTGCATCTTACCTATCATATGCCGCTGGCTGAGTTGATTATTGATTTCTACGATCAACTCAAATCGCGCACGCAAGGGTATGCTTCGCTGGATTACAGCTTTGCGAGCTATCGAGAGGCTGATCTGGTCAAGCTTGATCTGCTGGTTGCGGGAGAGCCGGTGGACGCGCTTTCGCTGATTACACATCGGGATAAAGCGTATAACATTGGGCGCGCTTTGGTGGAACGCTTGCGCGAGGTGATCCCCCGCCAGCTATTTGAGGTGCCTATTCAGGCAGCTATCGGCCAGCGAGTGATTGCGCGCGAGACGGTAAAGGCGCTGCGTAAAAATGTGCTGGCAAAGTGTTATGGCGGTGATGTGACGCGCAAGCGCAAACTGTTGGAGAAGCAGAAAGAGGGCAAGAAGCGGATGAAGCGCGTGGGGAATGTGGAGATTCCACAAGAAGCCTTTATGGCGATGCTGACCCTGGAAGAGTAG
- a CDS encoding DUF1015 domain-containing protein, with protein MADVRPFPGIRYAPDLQPKLASLVIPPYDVISHEAQASYYERHPYNITRLELGRDEAHDDMLNNRYSRAAAALADWRMRGVLYQEAQPAFYLYQQHFYIGDKDYWRTGVLARVRLEPWNAGVVLPHEHTMASPKGDRLKLLRACAANLSPIMALYDDADGAMQRLLASVIDQPPQVAFTDEIGEDHTLLPLTDPDQIAAMRRFFGSCKLFIADGHHRYETALVYQEELREMRKDLHPEDAANFVLMSLIALEDPGLVILPTHRLVRALPADRISGLIERLSRYFTMDRLPANTSPDQALAELPADSSGAFILVMKDEVFRVRAGPEALRRMAETGRSAGWQKLDVAILQTLVLDEALGLNAEAVTGGNFLSYARDAEKAAQAVRSGSAQLAALMRSTPVEQLRNVALAGDRMPQKSTYFYPKLITGLVINPLW; from the coding sequence ATGGCTGATGTACGCCCTTTCCCTGGAATACGCTATGCGCCTGATCTCCAGCCAAAACTGGCTTCTCTGGTGATACCGCCCTATGATGTTATTTCTCATGAAGCCCAAGCATCTTATTATGAGCGCCATCCTTATAACATTACCCGGCTGGAACTGGGGCGAGATGAAGCCCACGATGACATGCTCAATAATCGCTATTCTCGCGCGGCTGCGGCCCTGGCCGATTGGCGTATGCGGGGGGTTCTATATCAGGAGGCGCAGCCAGCATTCTACCTCTACCAGCAGCATTTTTATATCGGAGACAAAGATTACTGGCGGACAGGCGTCCTTGCGCGGGTCCGGCTGGAACCCTGGAACGCTGGAGTGGTGCTGCCACACGAGCATACTATGGCATCGCCAAAGGGTGATCGGCTGAAACTCCTGCGCGCCTGCGCGGCAAACTTAAGCCCCATAATGGCGCTTTATGACGACGCGGATGGCGCTATGCAGCGGCTGCTGGCGTCCGTGATTGACCAGCCTCCCCAGGTGGCGTTTACGGATGAGATTGGAGAGGATCATACGTTGCTGCCCCTCACTGATCCTGACCAGATCGCGGCGATGCGGCGTTTTTTTGGCAGTTGCAAACTCTTTATTGCTGATGGGCATCACCGCTATGAAACTGCGCTGGTCTATCAAGAAGAACTGCGTGAGATGCGCAAGGATCTGCACCCGGAGGATGCCGCAAATTTTGTGTTGATGTCACTGATCGCCCTTGAAGACCCTGGGCTGGTCATTCTACCTACCCATCGCCTCGTCAGGGCATTACCGGCGGATCGAATCTCCGGCCTTATCGAGCGATTGAGCCGCTATTTTACGATGGATCGATTGCCTGCAAATACCTCGCCAGATCAGGCGTTGGCGGAGCTTCCGGCGGATAGTTCAGGGGCGTTCATTCTGGTGATGAAGGATGAGGTGTTCCGGGTGCGGGCGGGGCCGGAAGCGTTGCGTAGGATGGCCGAGACAGGTCGCTCTGCTGGGTGGCAAAAGCTGGATGTTGCCATCTTGCAAACGCTGGTGTTGGATGAGGCGCTTGGATTGAATGCTGAGGCGGTCACAGGGGGCAACTTCTTGAGTTATGCGCGCGATGCAGAGAAAGCAGCGCAGGCGGTGCGCAGCGGATCTGCCCAACTGGCGGCGCTTATGCGTTCCACCCCTGTAGAACAACTTCGTAATGTGGCGCTGGCTGGTGATCGCATGCCGCAGAAATCAACGTACTTTTATCCCAAGCTCATTACTGGCCTGGTCATCAATCCGCTCTGGTGA
- the mnmA gene encoding tRNA 2-thiouridine(34) synthase MnmA: MARIVVAMSGGVDSSVAAALLKEQGHEVIGIMLRLWSEPAAELDDGVEHVAENKCCSLESVGDARRVSQLLDINFYMVNVEQQFKQRIVDYFYDEYVQGRTPNPCLNCNRHIRFTLLLERALALGAEYLATGHYVRVETDPVSGKRRLRKGVDPAKDQSYVLHVLNQQQLAHACFPLGGFTKPEVRAMAAERGLPVAAKAESQEICFVAGGDYRGFMKRYTESTGAKAPSQGPILDVSGQQIGTHQGLAYYTVGQRRGLGLDLQERLHVLKLDTARNALVVGGPKHLERDTFTVHQAHYISGEVPSEPFEANVRVRYKASEIPAVITPLSATTAQITLSQPQRAITPGQAAVFYGGPTEDEVLGGGIIRDD, from the coding sequence ATGGCAAGAATTGTGGTCGCCATGAGTGGCGGTGTTGATAGTTCAGTTGCTGCGGCGCTGCTCAAGGAGCAGGGCCATGAGGTTATTGGCATTATGCTGCGCCTCTGGTCGGAGCCTGCGGCGGAGCTTGATGACGGGGTGGAGCATGTAGCCGAAAATAAGTGCTGCTCGCTTGAATCAGTGGGCGACGCTCGCCGTGTCAGCCAGCTCCTGGACATCAATTTCTATATGGTGAATGTGGAGCAGCAGTTCAAGCAGCGGATTGTTGACTATTTCTATGACGAATACGTCCAGGGGCGCACACCCAACCCTTGTCTGAATTGCAACCGCCATATCCGCTTTACTCTGCTACTGGAGCGCGCGCTGGCGCTGGGCGCAGAGTATCTGGCGACGGGCCATTACGTGCGAGTGGAAACGGACCCTGTGAGTGGCAAGCGGCGACTGCGCAAGGGCGTTGATCCGGCCAAGGATCAGTCATATGTGCTGCATGTCTTGAACCAGCAGCAGCTTGCGCATGCCTGTTTCCCTCTTGGCGGTTTCACCAAGCCAGAAGTGCGAGCAATGGCGGCGGAGCGTGGCCTGCCAGTAGCCGCCAAGGCTGAAAGCCAGGAAATCTGCTTCGTGGCTGGGGGAGATTATCGGGGCTTTATGAAGCGTTACACAGAAAGTACGGGAGCCAAGGCGCCCAGCCAGGGGCCGATTCTGGATGTGAGCGGGCAGCAGATAGGAACGCATCAAGGGCTGGCTTATTATACGGTTGGTCAGCGGAGGGGGTTGGGCCTGGATTTGCAGGAGCGGCTGCATGTGTTGAAGTTGGATACGGCTCGCAACGCGCTGGTTGTCGGAGGCCCGAAGCATCTGGAGCGCGATACTTTTACGGTGCATCAGGCGCATTATATAAGCGGCGAGGTTCCCAGCGAGCCATTTGAGGCGAATGTGCGAGTGCGCTACAAGGCGTCCGAAATCCCGGCAGTAATCACGCCGCTGAGCGCCACTACAGCACAGATTACGCTTTCGCAGCCACAGCGAGCGATTACTCCCGGCCAGGCTGCGGTCTTTTATGGCGGGCCAACAGAAGATGAAGTGCTGGGCGGTGGCATTATTAGGGACGACTAA
- a CDS encoding zinc ribbon domain-containing protein, with the protein MSNHEAIRICGACGGANASEAQFCGICGRELLVESAAEGTIWQSTPDANLWQDSTSGDTSDTLEPGNEESSLGGMEAAAQAPVEGVMQKRCNWCGALNPWTAAVCESCEARFPVPEQDEAFRRAAEERLRQDEAALDFWRQRRKRGWRRFLI; encoded by the coding sequence ATGAGCAATCATGAGGCTATTCGCATCTGTGGCGCCTGTGGAGGCGCCAATGCTTCGGAGGCTCAGTTTTGTGGCATATGTGGTCGTGAACTTCTTGTGGAATCGGCAGCGGAGGGCACTATCTGGCAGAGCACCCCGGATGCGAATCTCTGGCAGGATTCTACGTCAGGTGATACATCTGATACTCTGGAGCCTGGGAATGAGGAGAGCAGCCTGGGAGGAATGGAGGCTGCTGCTCAGGCGCCGGTAGAGGGAGTGATGCAGAAGCGTTGCAACTGGTGCGGCGCTCTGAATCCCTGGACTGCCGCAGTTTGCGAGAGCTGCGAGGCGCGTTTTCCAGTTCCTGAGCAGGACGAAGCCTTCCGCCGAGCCGCTGAGGAGCGGCTGCGCCAGGATGAGGCAGCCCTGGATTTCTGGCGGCAGCGGCGCAAGCGTGGATGGCGGCGTTTTTTGATCTGA